AAATTCATTTCCTCTACGATCCAGAGTAATACCTTCGCCTTCGCGATCGGATCGGGATGAGAGAGAATCTCCTGCTTTTTCTGGAATTCGAAATTTAAAATCGAAGAAATGAAGTCGATCGGGAACGGGTGATTCCAGAGTTCGTTCATCCGCAAAATCAGATCTTCCTGCGCGCCTTCCGCCAAGAGAATTCGCTTGGTTAAGGAAAGAATCTTATCGAATACATCACGAAAACCGTCTTCTTTCGTGTACTTTGTCTCGGAGGGAATTTTCTCGATGATTCCGATTCGAAACGGATCCATGACCTCGTATCCGCTTAGTTTAGCGATCCCTTTCCCTTCGAGAAGAATATTCGATCTTCCGTCCGGAAGGGGATCCCGTCGGATAATCGTTCCCCAACCAAAAACGGATTCGATCTCCGGATGAGGATCCTGCTTCTTTAAGGAATCCATTCGAATCGGAGCCACCGCCATTTCTTCCCCCGACTCGGAACAATAATCCAACATCATTCGATACCTGGGTTCGAATATATGTAGAGGAAGAAACGTTCCCGGAAATAGAATGATGCCGGGAAGGGGAAAGATAGGGATTGTAGTTGTTGACACCGAAGGAATATCCTAACCTTTTGAAGAGAAAACGCAAACGAATTTGCCAATCTCGGTCTGAAATTGTATTCTATAGAAAAACATCAATATGTCGCCGCTTCTTCTAGACTCGCCAAAACGAAGATTATCGTATTAGGAGATCTTATTCTCGACGAGTATTTGTTCGGCGAAGTAAATCGAATTTCTCCGGAAGCACCGGTTCCAGTCGTCTGGATTCGAAAAGAAAAAACGACTCTCGGCGGTGCCGGGAATGTGATCAAAAATTTATCCAGATTCGGAGTGCAATCCGTCGTTCTAGGACGATCCGGAAACGACGAGACCGCGAAAACATTAAGTCATTTGTTGACCTCCGAAAAGACGGAGGAAGGCGAAAACAAAGTGATTCGTTCCGAAAGAGTGCCGACAATCCTGAAAACAAGAGTGATAGCGGGTCATCAGCAAGTTTGTAGAATCGATCGGGAAGAAACTCTTTCCTTAACCCAAGAAGAAGAATCCGAATTGATTCGGGCATTCGCGGATCGGATCGACCGAGTAGACGGGGTTGTGTTATCGGATTATGATAAAGGAACCCTAACTCCTAAATTAATTCGTGAAGTCATTTCACTAGCGGTAAAAAAAGGGAAAATCGTCGCCGTCGATCCGCAGGTTTCTCATTTTTTTCAGTACGAAACGGCAAGCATCATGACTCCGAACCATCACGAGGCAGGGCGTGCTTTAGGAAGAAAATTGGATTCGGATGGGGAAGTCGAGATCGCCGCAAAGGAAATCGCGGAACGTCTCCGGTCTCCATCCATGATGATCACTCGCGGAGAAAAGGGAATGAGTCTTTATCTAGCAAAGGAAGGAAAAACATATCATATCCCGACAGTCGCTAAGGAAGTCTTCGATGTCACCGGCGCCGGAGATACCGTCATATCCGCCTACACTGCCTTCCGCACCGCAGGTTTAACCGAATTGGAATCGGCACTCATTGCAAACGTGGCGGCCGGAGTCGTCGTAGGTAAACTAGGAGCCGAAACCGTTTCCCCGGAAGAACTGCAATTAGCCTTGGAAAAAAGAGGGCTATTTCGTTGACCATAATTCGATCCTGCTTGGAGAAAATCATACCGTTTTCGGAGGCCTCGCCCGTCGCAAATCGCGTTCGTAAAACTCATAAAATCGTATTTACGAACGGCGTCTTTGATTTGATGCACAAAGGACATTTAACGTATCTGGCCCAGGCGGCAGAACTGGGCGATTTTCTTTGGATCGGTCTCAATTCCGATTCCTCCGTAAAAAAAATCAAAGGCCCGGAACGACCTATTCATCCTGAAGAGGATAGAGCCCTTCTTCTCGCATGTCTCTCTTTCGTGAATGCTGTTACCGTATTTACCGAAGAAACCCCTATCGAATTGATTTCAAGGATTCGTCCGGATATTCATACGAAGGGTGGGGACTACGATCGAGAGGCACTACCGGAAACTCCACTTGTCAGGAGTCTTGGTGGAGAAGTCCAGATTCTTCCCTTTATTCAGGGTTTTTCGAGCACGGAAATCATCCATAGGATTCGGGGAGTCTAACAAAAAGGGCGGATTTCCTCCGATCCGAATCCCATCGTTGTCCTTTCCGGGAAATTCTTTGAATTTCGGAGTTGGTTTTTCACGAACCGAGAAAAACCCTGTTCAGCAAGGAAGGAGACGGAATTGTCCAAGACCAGATTTATTTTCGTAACCGGAGGAGTTTGCTCTTCCCTAGGAAAAGGGGTTTCCGCAGCGGCCCTAGGTTGCCTGCTCGAAAGCAGGGGATATACCGTTTCTCTTCAAAAAATGGATCCGTACATCAATATAGATCCCGGAACCATGAGCCCTTACCAGCATGGTGAAGTTTATGTTACGGAAGATGGGGCAGAAACGGATCTGGACCTAGGATACTACGAACGCTTTACGAAATCCAAGTTCACCCGAAAAAACTCCGTATCCACCGGCCAAATTTATAATACAGTCATCCAGAGAGAACGAAAAGGGGATTACCTAGGAAGAACGGTGCAAGTCGTTCCGCATATCACGAATGAAATCAGAAATCGAGTTTATACGCTCGCTCGAGAAAATGCCACCGATTTCGTGATCGTAGAAATCGGTGGTACGGTAGGGGATATAGAGTCGATTCCGTTTTTAGAGGCAATTCGACAGATGAGATACGAGCATGGGCCTACCCACGTTCTATTCATTCATGTGACTTTGGTCCCGACAATCACTGTTGCCGGAGAAGCAAAGACGAAACCGACGCAGCACTCCGTGAAAGAACTCCTGGCTTTAGGAATTCAACCTGATATTCTGATTTGTAGAGTAAACCAACCGATGAGTAAGGATATGAAAGGCAAGATCTCCTTATTCTGTAACGTAAAGGAAGAAAACGTGATCTCCGCTTCGGATATCAGTACTTCCATTTATGAAATTCCCAAAATGTATAAGGAAGAGAAATTAGATCAGGTCGTTTTAAAGACTCTTGGTATGGAGTTGGGGAAATCGAATTTCTCGGAATGGGAAAAGATTATCAAAAGTCTTCAATCCGCAAAGCATACCGTTCAGATCGCGGTAGTCGGAAAATACATTTCTCTCCATGACGCCTATCGCTCCGTTTATGAAAGTCTTTCTCACGGTGGAATCGCTAACGAAGCGAATGTCGAATTCGTAAAAGTCGATCCCGAAAAAGTGGATAAGACGAACGTAAAAGAAGTCCTTAAGGGTGTTCACGGAATTTTAGTCCCCGGCGGTTTCGGCGATCGAGGAATCGAAGGAAAAATTCTAGCCATCCAATATGCCAGAACCAAAGGGATTCCTTTTTTCGGAATCTGCTTGGGAATGCAATGCGCAGTCATCGAATATGCCCGAAATGTTCTAGGTTTGAAGGATGCGAATTCCACCGAATTCAGGCCGGATTCCTCGGATCCGGTCATTTCATTGATCGAAGAGCAGATGGATATCGATCAAATGGGAGGCACGATGCGTCTTGGATCGTATCCCTGCAGAATCCGCAAGAATACTCTCGCGTTTGCGGAGTATAAACAGGAATTGATCTACGAACGTCATCGACATCGTTTTGAATTCACGAATCGCTTTAAGGAATCGTTCGAAGAGAAAGGCCTGGTTTTCTCGGGAATTTCTCCGGACGAAAATCTGATCGAAATCGTGGAAATTCCGGATCATCCCTGGTTTATCGGAGTGCAATTTCATCCGGAATTTACCGGCAAACCGACCAAACCTCATCCTCTATTTGCAGGATTCATTCGCGCTGCCGTCAAACTAACTAGGAAGGTTTCATGAGCGATCAAACTGCGAGCACAAGGGAGTTTTTGAACGGAACTAAAATCGGCGAGGACAATCCTTTCTTTTTAATCGCAGGCCCCTGCGTAATGGAAAATCGGGAGCTTCTCGATTCCGTATGCGGCGAGATGGTGGAAATCTGCGGAGAATTAGGAATTCCTTATATATTTAAGAGCAGTTTCGATAAAGCGAATCGATCTTCGGTGAATTCTTACAGGGGTCCGGGCCTAACGGAAGGAATCAAACATTTAGAATTCATCAAAAAAAAATACGACGTATCCGTGTTAACCGACATCCACGAGACTTCGCATATTATTCCGTTAAAAGACATTTTAGATATCTACCAAATTCCCGCATTTCTATGCAGACAGACCGATTTAATTTCGGAATCCGCAAAAACCGGCAAATGGGTGAACGTCAAAAAAGGACAATTCCTGGCTCCTCAAGATTGCAGACATATCAAAACGAAGATCCAAGAATCGGGATCCGAAAAATACCTGGTAACGGAACGCGGAACCACATTCGGTTACGGAAATCTAGTCTTCGACGGCAGAACGGTCCCCATACTCCACGGGTACGATATTCCTGTCGTTTTCGATGCGACCCACTCCGCCCAACTTCCGGGCGCTGCCGGAAATATTACCGGCGGTCAGAGGGAATTTATTCCGAGCATGGTAAGAAGTGCCGTTTCTCTAGGTATCGAAGGAATTTTTATGGAAGTCCATCCTGACCCTGATAAAGCGCTTTCGGACGCCACAACGCAGTATCCGATTTCCAAAATCAAGGCTCTTTTAAAAGAACTGATCGGATTGGATCGATACGTAAAACGGGAAATTCTCAATAAAGATTGACCGGCCTCGGTCAATCAGGCGGAACTTTGAAATTTCAGCTCGCCTTTCTAAAAAATCTAGATTCGGAAACCGTCCAAAAATACAGGATGTTCGGCGGAATAGCGGCCGGCATCGGATTAATCGTAATTTTCTTTCTGGTTACGGGTAAGAAAGAAGCTAAATACACTCGAGTCGAAAACGAGAAAGAAAGCGGAGCGACAATATCGTTCAGGAATTTCGAGCGGGACCAATATGACGAAAACGGAATTCTCATTTGGAAACTGAAAGCCGAAGAATCATATGTGTTTGTCGGAGATGGCAGAACCGTCTTTTATGTCGTCGACTTCGATCAGTACGAAAACGGTAAGTTTAAGTCGAAGCTCACCGGCGATAAGGGCGAGATCAATCATATGTCGAAGCTAATGGTTCTGAACGGTAACATTCATCTACGCACGGATGAGGGACGGACCTTGTCGGCAAAATCATTGGAATACAACACCGAATCGAAAAAACTTTCCTCGGACGAAGAGGTAGTGGTGGAAGCGGATGGTACCAAAATCAGAGGAATCGGTCTAAGAGCCGATAAGGATCTGAATAAATTCACCATTCTACATCCGACTGCAATTACGCAGGGAGGATCCAATCCTCTGTCTTCCGCACCGGAGTAAGAACCGATGAAAAATCGACTCGGTTCGCTTCTTTTCATATCGGCTCTTCTATTCGTAAGCGATCTTTTTTCCCATGTACGTCCCCCTTTGTTATTCTCGCCGGAATCATTGGAACGGAAGCCTATTCAAGGAATCGGTGAATCCGATCCGACAAAGAAGGAAAGTTTTCCGACGTATTGGGGAGGCAGCACACTGACCCAGGAGGATAAGCAAATCCAAGGATTGAAAGTCACGACTTTTACTCTTGAAGGAGGCGCCTGGATCCAACATAAAAAGGTAAAGCTTTCCGCCAACCGAATCGAAGTGATCGGGAAGGAAGCATATAAAGCATTTTTAAAATACGGCGTCGAAGTGGACGACCAGGAAAACGGAACCACTCTTAAGGCAGGCACGGGCGAATACGATAAATATGCGGAAACCGTCATCATAAAAGATAGACCAAGGTTATTCTTTAAGGATA
The Leptospira inadai serovar Lyme str. 10 genome window above contains:
- a CDS encoding LON peptidase substrate-binding domain-containing protein, with the translated sequence MPSVSTTTIPIFPLPGIILFPGTFLPLHIFEPRYRMMLDYCSESGEEMAVAPIRMDSLKKQDPHPEIESVFGWGTIIRRDPLPDGRSNILLEGKGIAKLSGYEVMDPFRIGIIEKIPSETKYTKEDGFRDVFDKILSLTKRILLAEGAQEDLILRMNELWNHPFPIDFISSILNFEFQKKQEILSHPDPIAKAKVLLWIVEEMNLGE
- the rfaE1 gene encoding D-glycero-beta-D-manno-heptose-7-phosphate kinase; its protein translation is MYSIEKHQYVAASSRLAKTKIIVLGDLILDEYLFGEVNRISPEAPVPVVWIRKEKTTLGGAGNVIKNLSRFGVQSVVLGRSGNDETAKTLSHLLTSEKTEEGENKVIRSERVPTILKTRVIAGHQQVCRIDREETLSLTQEEESELIRAFADRIDRVDGVVLSDYDKGTLTPKLIREVISLAVKKGKIVAVDPQVSHFFQYETASIMTPNHHEAGRALGRKLDSDGEVEIAAKEIAERLRSPSMMITRGEKGMSLYLAKEGKTYHIPTVAKEVFDVTGAGDTVISAYTAFRTAGLTELESALIANVAAGVVVGKLGAETVSPEELQLALEKRGLFR
- the rfaE2 gene encoding D-glycero-beta-D-manno-heptose 1-phosphate adenylyltransferase — translated: MTIIRSCLEKIIPFSEASPVANRVRKTHKIVFTNGVFDLMHKGHLTYLAQAAELGDFLWIGLNSDSSVKKIKGPERPIHPEEDRALLLACLSFVNAVTVFTEETPIELISRIRPDIHTKGGDYDREALPETPLVRSLGGEVQILPFIQGFSSTEIIHRIRGV
- a CDS encoding CTP synthase → MSKTRFIFVTGGVCSSLGKGVSAAALGCLLESRGYTVSLQKMDPYINIDPGTMSPYQHGEVYVTEDGAETDLDLGYYERFTKSKFTRKNSVSTGQIYNTVIQRERKGDYLGRTVQVVPHITNEIRNRVYTLARENATDFVIVEIGGTVGDIESIPFLEAIRQMRYEHGPTHVLFIHVTLVPTITVAGEAKTKPTQHSVKELLALGIQPDILICRVNQPMSKDMKGKISLFCNVKEENVISASDISTSIYEIPKMYKEEKLDQVVLKTLGMELGKSNFSEWEKIIKSLQSAKHTVQIAVVGKYISLHDAYRSVYESLSHGGIANEANVEFVKVDPEKVDKTNVKEVLKGVHGILVPGGFGDRGIEGKILAIQYARTKGIPFFGICLGMQCAVIEYARNVLGLKDANSTEFRPDSSDPVISLIEEQMDIDQMGGTMRLGSYPCRIRKNTLAFAEYKQELIYERHRHRFEFTNRFKESFEEKGLVFSGISPDENLIEIVEIPDHPWFIGVQFHPEFTGKPTKPHPLFAGFIRAAVKLTRKVS
- the kdsA gene encoding 3-deoxy-8-phosphooctulonate synthase; the protein is MSDQTASTREFLNGTKIGEDNPFFLIAGPCVMENRELLDSVCGEMVEICGELGIPYIFKSSFDKANRSSVNSYRGPGLTEGIKHLEFIKKKYDVSVLTDIHETSHIIPLKDILDIYQIPAFLCRQTDLISESAKTGKWVNVKKGQFLAPQDCRHIKTKIQESGSEKYLVTERGTTFGYGNLVFDGRTVPILHGYDIPVVFDATHSAQLPGAAGNITGGQREFIPSMVRSAVSLGIEGIFMEVHPDPDKALSDATTQYPISKIKALLKELIGLDRYVKREILNKD
- the lptC gene encoding LPS export ABC transporter periplasmic protein LptC; its protein translation is MFGGIAAGIGLIVIFFLVTGKKEAKYTRVENEKESGATISFRNFERDQYDENGILIWKLKAEESYVFVGDGRTVFYVVDFDQYENGKFKSKLTGDKGEINHMSKLMVLNGNIHLRTDEGRTLSAKSLEYNTESKKLSSDEEVVVEADGTKIRGIGLRADKDLNKFTILHPTAITQGGSNPLSSAPE